Proteins encoded within one genomic window of Deinococcus aerolatus:
- a CDS encoding transposase, translating into VLDGAGWHTTPLLTCPEGLHLVFLPPYSPELQPAERLWSLTDMPLKNRHFPTLDALTERLAAQCRWLEGQCERVRSLTLFHWWPRVTN; encoded by the coding sequence TGGTTTTGGATGGGGCGGGGTGGCATACCACCCCGCTGCTGACCTGTCCTGAGGGCCTCCATCTGGTTTTCCTGCCCCCATACTCCCCAGAGTTACAACCGGCCGAACGCTTGTGGTCGCTCACCGATATGCCCCTGAAAAACCGACATTTCCCCACCCTGGACGCCCTGACTGAGCGGCTCGCGGCCCAGTGTCGGTGGCTGGAAGGTCAGTGTGAACGGGTGCGCTCCCTGACCCTCTTCCATTGGTGGCCTCGTGTAACAAATTAA